In Vallitalea okinawensis, one DNA window encodes the following:
- a CDS encoding nucleoside/nucleotide kinase family protein: MKTNRPNVIAISAVSGGGKTTIINNLKEKLPNVKTFYFDDYDFNGPKDFKEWVENGADYNEWDLDPFISDIKCLLSNKSSVEWILLDYPFAYKNDCMSKYIDYALFIDTPLDIAMARRILRDFGNTSKKNISDELTCYMNFGRAAYIEMLNQVKPSSDMIIDGLLDIDEIVSSILQSIIKEEETIL; the protein is encoded by the coding sequence TTGAAAACTAATAGACCAAATGTGATAGCAATTTCAGCGGTTTCCGGTGGTGGTAAAACTACTATTATAAATAACTTGAAAGAGAAGTTACCAAACGTAAAAACATTTTATTTTGATGACTATGATTTTAATGGTCCAAAAGATTTTAAAGAATGGGTTGAAAATGGAGCAGATTATAATGAGTGGGATTTAGACCCATTTATCAGTGATATAAAATGTCTTCTCAGCAATAAATCATCAGTGGAGTGGATCTTATTAGATTATCCATTTGCTTATAAGAATGATTGTATGAGTAAATACATTGACTATGCACTATTTATAGATACACCTTTAGATATAGCTATGGCACGAAGAATTTTAAGAGACTTTGGTAATACATCTAAAAAGAATATAAGTGATGAACTTACATGCTATATGAATTTTGGGAGAGCAGCATATATAGAGATGCTTAATCAAGTAAAACCCAGTTCGGATATGATAATAGATGGTTTGCTAGATATAGATGAAATAGTTAGCTCTATATTACAATCAATAATTAAAGAAGAGGAAACGATCCTCTAA